A region from the Benincasa hispida cultivar B227 chromosome 12, ASM972705v1, whole genome shotgun sequence genome encodes:
- the LOC120067195 gene encoding receptor-like protein 4 → MSEFSPALKHPPVNMTFFLFFFFFFFFIPSSISAPYPFSISYHIDCGGLINSTDPFGTTWLSDRFYTGGTTAIVSEPLIFRHPQEKNLRFFPLSSGKKNCYIIPNLPIGRYYFRTFTVYDNYDGKSHPPSFDASIEGTLVFSWRSPWSEDLARHGAYSDLFAFIGDGEADLCFYSLATDSPVIGSFQLVQVDPLSYNSTAIGDNFILVNYGRLTCGSEQWGPGFSNDTDVFGRSWQSDSKFIIPSLERSVRVLSTTKSVSGTDQPPNYFPMKLYQKAVTVGGTGVLEYELPVDAKLDYLVWLHFAEIDSSVKKAGQRVFDVFINGNNATRIDIFAKVGSFAAYSWSYTMKNLSSSALSVKLVGVVGSPLLSGLENYALVPRDLSTAPEQVSAMRALKESLRVPDRMGWNGDPCAPTNWDAWEGITCRPNKNVTALIIFQIDLGSQGLKGYISDQIILLTNLVSLNLSSNSLGGTIPPGLGEHSLTRLDLSKNQLTGSIPDSLASRNLQLVLLNDNLLEGRVPEEIYSIGVHGGAIDLSSNKGLCGVPSLPTCPIFWEHGRLSKTGKIAIGVSSAILFCALLAVFYICCIRRRRNDYDFGLPSELMSLAAKRNRYQRQKSLMLLEMESQHAKGLSPFTPLN, encoded by the exons ATGTCTGAATTCTCTCCAGCTCTCAAACACCCACCAGTCAACATGAcattctttctcttcttcttcttcttcttcttcttcataccTTCTTCCATTTCTGCTCCTTATCCCTTCA GCATCTCTTACCACATAGATTGCGGTGGTTTAATCAACTCCACCGACCCATTTGGCACTACCTGGCTTTCCGACCGATTCTACACCGGCGGCACCACTGCTATTGTCTCCGAGCCGCTTATTTTCCGCCACCCACAAGAGAAGAATCTCAGATTCTTCCCTCTATCCTCCGGCAAGAAGAATTGCTACATTATACCCAATTTGCCCATTGGTCGATACTACTTTCGAACATTCACTGTCTATGACAATTACGATGGTAAATCTCACCCTCCTTCCTTTGATGCCTCCATTGAAGGTACCCTTGTGTTCAGCTGGCGCTCTCCTTGGTCTGAGGACCTTGCTCGCCATGGCGCTTACTCTGATCTCTTCGCCTTCATTGGCGACGGCGAGGCTGATTTGTGCTTCTATAGCCTCGCCACCGATTCACCAGTGATTGGGTCATTTCAGCTTGTTCAGGTCGATCCCTTGTCGTATAACTCAACCGCCATTGGAGATAACTTCATTCTTGTTAACTATGGGAGGCTTACTTGCGGGTCTGAGCAATGGGGCCCTGGGTTTAGCAATGATACCGACGTTTTCGGTCGGTCGTGGCAGTCTGATTCGAAATTCATAATTCCCAGTTTGGAACGATCGGTTAGAGTTTTGTCGACGACAAAATCCGTAAGTGGGACTGATCAGCCGCCGAATTATTTTCCGATGAAATTGTATCAGAAGGCGGTGACAGTTGGGGGAACTGGGGTTCTTGAGTATGAATTGCCGGTGGACGCCAAATTGGATTACTTAGTTTGGTTGCATTTTGCGGAGATTGATTCGAGTGTGAAGAAGGCGGGGCAGAGAGTGTTCGATGTGTTTATTAATGGCAATAATGCCACTAGAATAGATATCTTCGCGAAAGTAGGAAGTTTTGCAGCTTATTCATGGTCTTATACTATGAAGAATTTGAGTAGCTCGGCTTTGAGTGTGAAGCTTGTGGGGGTGGTTGGCTCGCCGCTACTCAGTGGGCTTGAGAATTATGCTTTGGTTCCGAGAGATCTTTCCACCGCGCCAGAGCAAG TATCTGCAATGAGAGCATTGAAAGAGTCACTCCGTGTGCCCGATAGAATGGGTTGGAATGGCGATCCTTGTGCTCCTACAAATTGGGATGCCTGGGAGGGAATTACATGTCGTCCCAACAAGAATGTAACCGCCCTCATTATATTTCAAAT CGATCTTGGAAGTCAAGGCTTGAAAGGGTATATCAGTGACCAAATTATTCTTTTGACAAACTTGGTAAGCCT AAATCTTAGTTCCAACTCACTGGGGGGCACAATACCGCCTGGGCTAGGTGAACATTCTCTCACACGGCT GGATTTGTCAAAGAATCAGTTAACAGGATCCATACCGGATAGTTTAGCATCTCGAAATCTGCAGCTTGT GCTATTAAATGACAACTTATTAGAAGGACGGGTGCCCGAAGAAATTTATTCTATTGGCGTGCATGGTGGAGCCATTGA CCTGTCTAGCAACAAGGGTTTGTGTGGTGTGCCTTCCCTGCCAACATGCCCTATATTTTGGGAACATGGGCGGTTGTCTAAAACTGGTAAAATTGCAATAGGTGTATCATCCGCCATCCTTTTCTGTGCACTGCTGGCAGTTTTCTACATATGCTGCATCAGAAGGCGTAGAAATGATTATGATTTCGGCTTGCCTAGTGAATTAATGT